The Halobacterium litoreum genome includes a region encoding these proteins:
- a CDS encoding SAM hydrolase/SAM-dependent halogenase family protein encodes MLTLSSDFGSPYPAAMKGVALQSTDARLVDVAHDFPRQDVRAAAFWLREVLPYFPPAVHLVVVDPGVGTDRAAVVLRAGKHAIVAPDNGVAVPAARALDEDVEVFEIEVEDPASSTFHGRDVFAPAAADVHERGVERFHEYAGYEPTSDHETVSFPTPDFEGDAVVGEVLVVDGFGNAITNVPGRVLDDRFGGDVVVNGQPAPVERTYANVDAGQRLVTVGSHGNVELAANRGRGDDAFGVATRSRVALEW; translated from the coding sequence ATGCTAACGCTGAGTTCCGACTTCGGGTCGCCGTACCCCGCGGCGATGAAGGGAGTGGCGTTGCAGTCGACGGACGCCCGCCTCGTGGACGTCGCCCACGACTTCCCGCGACAGGACGTGCGCGCGGCGGCGTTCTGGCTCCGGGAAGTGCTGCCGTACTTCCCGCCGGCGGTCCACCTCGTCGTCGTGGACCCCGGCGTGGGCACGGACCGCGCCGCGGTCGTCCTGCGGGCGGGGAAACACGCCATCGTCGCGCCGGACAACGGCGTCGCGGTGCCGGCGGCGCGGGCGCTCGACGAGGACGTCGAGGTGTTCGAAATCGAGGTCGAGGACCCCGCGAGTTCGACGTTCCACGGCCGGGACGTGTTCGCGCCGGCGGCCGCCGACGTCCACGAGCGCGGCGTCGAGCGCTTCCACGAGTACGCTGGGTACGAGCCGACCAGCGACCACGAGACCGTCTCGTTCCCGACGCCCGACTTCGAGGGGGACGCCGTCGTCGGCGAAGTCCTCGTCGTGGACGGCTTCGGGAACGCCATCACGAACGTCCCCGGGCGCGTCCTCGACGACCGATTCGGCGGCGACGTCGTGGTGAACGGCCAGCCAGCGCCCGTCGAGCGCACCTACGCGAACGTCGACGCCGGCCAGCGACTCGTGACGGTGGGCAGCCACGGCAACGTCGAACTCGCGGCGAACCGCGGCCGCGGCGACGACGCGTTCGGCGTCGCGACGCGGAGTCGGGTGGCACTGGAATGGTGA
- the lonB gene encoding ATP-dependent protease LonB: MSNESTKDTPLHDDPDGGEEPSDSGSEDGSMADGVETVEDLDDLGSEVGVEGDVDINEEIAEDDLLGGLEIDDTSDIEVPDRLVDQVIGQEEARDIIMRAAKQHRHVMMIGSPGTGKSLLAKAMSHLLPKESLQDVLVYHNPDDSNEPKVRTVPAGKGEQIVDAHQEEARKRNQMRSFLMWIIILLVVGYALLIANNVLLGILAAGVIYLGFRYSNRGSDAMVPKLLINNADRQIAPFEDATGAHAGALLGDVRHDPFQSGGMETPSHDRVEAGAIQKAHKGVLFIDEINTLDIRSQQKLMTAIQEGKFSITGQSERSSGAMVQTEPVPCDFIMVASGNMDAMENMHPALRSRVRGYGYEVYMDDTIEDTPEMRRKYARFVAQEVEKDGQLPDFEPDAVREIILEAKRRAGRKDHLTLELRDLGGLVRVAGDIARSRGHEYAKRDDVLQAKKRSRSIEQQFADDYIERRKDYELKVSNGEAVGRVNGLAVMGGDSGIMLPVMAEVTPRQGEGGEVIATGQLKENAEEAVDNVSAIIKKFSDEDISQKDIHVQFVQTQGVDGDSASITVATAVISALENAPISQNLAMTGSLSVRGDVLPVGGVTHKIEAAAKAGCERVIIPAANEQDVMIEDEYREQIEIIPVSHISEVLDIALVGEPEKDSLVDRLKSITGKAFEGKVDSGATGGSPSPQ, from the coding sequence ATGAGCAACGAATCGACGAAGGACACGCCCCTTCACGACGACCCCGACGGCGGCGAAGAGCCGTCAGATTCCGGGTCCGAGGACGGCTCGATGGCTGACGGCGTCGAGACCGTCGAAGACCTCGACGACCTCGGGAGCGAGGTCGGCGTCGAGGGTGACGTGGACATCAACGAGGAAATCGCCGAGGACGACCTGCTCGGCGGCCTCGAAATCGACGACACGTCGGACATCGAGGTCCCCGACCGACTAGTCGACCAAGTCATCGGGCAGGAGGAGGCCCGCGACATCATCATGCGGGCGGCGAAACAGCACCGCCACGTGATGATGATCGGTTCCCCGGGGACGGGGAAGTCGCTGCTCGCGAAGGCGATGAGCCACCTCCTCCCGAAGGAGAGTCTGCAGGACGTTCTCGTCTACCACAACCCGGACGACTCGAACGAACCGAAGGTCCGAACGGTGCCCGCCGGGAAGGGCGAGCAGATCGTCGACGCCCACCAGGAGGAAGCCCGCAAGCGCAACCAGATGCGGTCGTTCCTCATGTGGATCATCATCCTGCTCGTCGTGGGCTACGCGCTGTTGATCGCGAACAACGTCCTGCTCGGGATTCTCGCGGCCGGCGTCATCTACCTCGGGTTCCGGTACTCGAACCGGGGGAGCGACGCCATGGTGCCGAAACTCCTCATCAACAACGCCGACCGGCAGATTGCGCCCTTCGAGGACGCGACCGGCGCTCACGCCGGCGCGCTGCTCGGCGACGTCCGCCACGACCCGTTCCAGAGTGGCGGGATGGAGACGCCGAGTCACGACCGCGTGGAAGCCGGCGCCATCCAGAAGGCGCACAAGGGCGTGCTGTTCATCGACGAGATCAACACGCTCGACATCCGCAGCCAGCAGAAGCTGATGACGGCGATTCAGGAGGGGAAGTTCTCCATCACCGGGCAGTCCGAGCGCTCCTCGGGCGCGATGGTGCAGACCGAGCCCGTGCCGTGTGACTTCATCATGGTCGCGTCCGGGAACATGGACGCGATGGAGAACATGCACCCGGCGCTCCGTTCCCGCGTCCGCGGGTACGGGTACGAGGTGTACATGGACGACACCATCGAGGACACGCCGGAGATGCGCCGGAAGTACGCGCGCTTCGTCGCCCAGGAGGTCGAGAAGGACGGCCAGTTGCCGGACTTCGAGCCGGACGCCGTCCGCGAGATCATCCTCGAGGCCAAGCGCCGCGCCGGCCGCAAGGACCACCTGACGCTGGAACTGCGCGACCTCGGTGGCCTCGTCCGCGTCGCGGGCGACATCGCTCGGTCTCGCGGCCACGAGTACGCGAAGCGCGACGACGTGTTGCAGGCGAAAAAGCGCTCGCGGTCCATCGAACAGCAGTTCGCGGACGACTACATCGAGCGCCGGAAGGACTACGAGTTGAAGGTCTCGAACGGCGAGGCGGTCGGCCGCGTCAACGGGCTGGCCGTGATGGGCGGCGACTCCGGCATCATGCTCCCCGTGATGGCGGAGGTCACGCCCCGGCAGGGCGAGGGCGGCGAGGTCATCGCCACCGGCCAACTGAAGGAGAACGCGGAGGAGGCCGTGGACAACGTCTCCGCCATCATCAAGAAGTTCTCCGACGAGGACATCTCCCAGAAGGACATCCACGTGCAGTTCGTGCAGACCCAGGGCGTGGACGGCGACTCCGCCTCCATCACGGTGGCGACGGCCGTCATCTCCGCGCTGGAGAACGCGCCCATCTCCCAGAACCTCGCGATGACTGGGAGCCTATCGGTGCGCGGGGACGTGTTGCCCGTGGGCGGCGTCACGCACAAGATCGAGGCCGCGGCGAAGGCGGGCTGTGAGCGCGTCATCATCCCGGCCGCGAACGAACAGGACGTGATGATCGAGGACGAGTACCGGGAGCAGATCGAAATCATCCCGGTCTCGCACATCAGCGAGGTGCTCGACATCGCGCTGGTCGGCGAACCCGAGAAGGACTCGCTCGTCGACCGCCTGAAGTCCATCACGGGCAAGGCCTTCGAGGGGAAGGTCGACTCGGGCGCCACCGGCGGCAGTCCGAGTCCGCAGTAG
- the thsA gene encoding thermosome subunit alpha, with translation MAATAPRGATGPVLVLGEDSRRTSGRDAQTWNITAGKAVAEAVRTTLGPRGMDKMLVDASGNVVVTNDGVSILEEMDVEHPAATMLVEVARTQEDEVGDGTTTAAVLAGHLLAGAEDLLESDVHPTAIVEGYAAARDIALDAVADATVDGELDDDRLRAVARSSMTGKGTGDVSADALADLVVRAVRQVQTEDGVPREDVRVHTQTGASSGATDLVDGVVLDAEPVRESMPRRVEEASVLVFDANLGARETEADVAYEVTSVDQLTAAVDAQTAELRDLADAVVATGADVVFCSKDVDDSVAAALAKRGVLVFDSLSASDTRAVVSATGASLARDIADVTDTDLGHADAVRVESYGDDALAFVENADATAVTLFARGGTEHVVAELERALGDATDVVVAALDGDGIVPGAGCVELLAADAVHDGAASIDGRAQLAAEAFADALDVLPRTLAANAGLDPIDALVSLRAKNETGRAGVLVDGETVELADPVEAGVFDPADVKREAIEAATEAATMIVRIDDIIAAE, from the coding sequence ATGGCAGCAACTGCACCCCGAGGGGCGACCGGCCCCGTACTCGTGCTCGGTGAGGACTCGCGGCGCACCAGCGGCCGCGACGCGCAGACGTGGAACATCACCGCGGGGAAGGCTGTCGCCGAAGCGGTACGCACGACGCTCGGACCGCGGGGCATGGACAAGATGCTCGTCGACGCGTCCGGGAACGTCGTCGTGACGAACGACGGCGTCAGCATCCTCGAGGAGATGGACGTGGAGCATCCGGCCGCGACGATGCTCGTGGAGGTCGCGCGCACCCAGGAGGACGAAGTTGGCGACGGCACCACGACGGCGGCGGTGCTCGCCGGCCACCTGCTCGCGGGCGCCGAAGACCTACTGGAGAGCGACGTCCACCCGACCGCAATCGTGGAGGGGTACGCCGCCGCGCGCGACATCGCGCTGGACGCAGTCGCTGACGCCACCGTCGACGGCGAACTGGACGACGACCGCCTGCGTGCGGTCGCTCGCTCCAGCATGACCGGGAAGGGGACCGGCGACGTGAGCGCGGACGCGCTCGCCGACCTCGTGGTTCGCGCCGTCCGGCAGGTCCAGACCGAGGACGGCGTCCCCCGAGAGGACGTGCGCGTCCACACCCAGACCGGCGCGTCCTCGGGCGCGACCGACCTCGTGGACGGCGTCGTGCTGGACGCCGAACCGGTCCGCGAGTCGATGCCGCGGCGCGTCGAGGAGGCGAGCGTGCTCGTGTTCGACGCGAACCTCGGCGCCCGCGAGACGGAAGCCGACGTGGCCTACGAGGTGACGAGCGTCGACCAACTCACGGCCGCCGTGGACGCCCAGACCGCGGAACTGCGCGACCTCGCGGACGCCGTCGTGGCGACCGGCGCGGACGTGGTGTTCTGCTCGAAGGACGTGGACGACTCGGTCGCCGCGGCGCTCGCGAAGCGCGGCGTCCTCGTCTTCGACTCGCTGTCCGCCTCGGACACGAGAGCCGTCGTCTCGGCGACCGGCGCGAGTCTCGCACGCGACATCGCGGACGTGACCGACACCGACCTCGGGCACGCCGACGCGGTGCGCGTCGAGTCCTACGGGGACGACGCGCTCGCGTTCGTCGAGAACGCCGACGCCACGGCCGTGACGCTGTTCGCGCGCGGCGGAACCGAACACGTCGTCGCGGAACTCGAACGCGCGCTCGGCGACGCGACCGACGTGGTGGTCGCGGCGCTCGACGGCGACGGAATCGTTCCGGGCGCCGGCTGTGTCGAACTGCTCGCCGCCGACGCGGTGCACGACGGCGCCGCGAGCATCGACGGGCGCGCCCAACTCGCGGCCGAAGCGTTCGCGGACGCCCTCGACGTGCTCCCGCGCACGCTCGCCGCGAACGCCGGCCTCGACCCCATCGACGCGCTCGTCTCCCTGCGAGCGAAGAACGAGACCGGCCGCGCCGGCGTGCTCGTCGACGGCGAGACGGTGGAACTCGCGGACCCCGTCGAGGCGGGCGTCTTCGACCCCGCCGACGTGAAACGCGAAGCAATCGAAGCCGCCACCGAGGCCGCGACGATGATCGTCCGCATCGACGACATCATCGCCGCCGAATAG
- a CDS encoding trimeric intracellular cation channel family protein, with protein sequence MVTPFEAMNAVGLVAFAIVGSLKAADAEFDVLGVAVLGVLTALGGGATRDVLVGRVPAMLQSTWDVGFALLGVAVAVLLARRVGARLLDHPVVMLPDAIGLAAFATTGALVGHDAGVTPFGVVVLGTVTGVGGGLVSDVLLQRVPFVLAEDFYATCAVAGSATFWLAVEAGASTAVGAGVCAALTLSLRVVALRRNWRLPTVRLRAES encoded by the coding sequence ATGGTGACGCCGTTCGAGGCGATGAACGCCGTCGGCCTCGTCGCGTTCGCCATCGTCGGGTCGCTGAAGGCCGCCGACGCCGAGTTCGACGTGCTCGGCGTCGCCGTGCTCGGCGTGCTGACGGCGCTCGGCGGCGGCGCGACCCGGGACGTGCTCGTCGGGCGCGTCCCCGCGATGCTGCAGTCGACGTGGGACGTCGGGTTCGCGCTCCTCGGCGTCGCCGTCGCCGTCCTGCTCGCGCGGCGCGTCGGCGCGCGCCTCCTCGACCACCCCGTCGTGATGCTCCCGGACGCAATCGGCCTCGCGGCGTTCGCCACGACCGGCGCGCTCGTCGGCCACGACGCCGGCGTGACGCCGTTCGGCGTGGTCGTCCTCGGTACCGTCACGGGCGTCGGCGGCGGCCTCGTCTCGGACGTGTTGCTCCAGCGCGTCCCGTTCGTGCTCGCCGAGGACTTCTACGCGACCTGTGCGGTGGCCGGCAGCGCGACGTTCTGGCTGGCGGTCGAAGCCGGCGCGAGCACGGCGGTCGGCGCGGGCGTCTGCGCCGCCCTCACGCTCTCGCTCCGAGTCGTCGCGCTCCGCCGGAACTGGCGGCTCCCGACGGTCCGGCTCAGAGCCGAGAGTTGA
- a CDS encoding nicotinamide-nucleotide adenylyltransferase encodes MTRGFYIGRFQPYHNGHHRVVEQIATEVDELVVGIGSAGDSHTTRNPFTAGERIMMITKALVDFDLVTYAVPIEDLDRNAVWVSHVQSMSPNFDVAYSNNPLVIRLFNEAGVDVRQSPMFERDVLEGTEIRRRMQRGGDWESLVPDAVAGVIDEIGGIDRIQRVGDTDANGDDAYPE; translated from the coding sequence ATGACTCGCGGGTTCTACATCGGCCGCTTCCAGCCGTACCACAACGGCCACCACCGCGTCGTCGAGCAGATCGCCACCGAAGTCGACGAACTGGTCGTCGGCATCGGGAGCGCCGGAGACTCCCACACGACGCGGAACCCGTTCACGGCGGGCGAGCGCATCATGATGATAACGAAGGCGCTCGTGGACTTCGATTTGGTGACGTACGCCGTCCCCATCGAGGACTTAGACCGGAACGCGGTCTGGGTGAGCCACGTGCAGTCGATGAGTCCGAACTTCGACGTTGCGTACTCGAACAACCCCCTCGTGATTCGGCTGTTCAACGAGGCCGGCGTCGACGTCCGGCAGTCCCCGATGTTCGAACGCGACGTACTGGAGGGGACCGAGATTCGCCGCCGGATGCAACGCGGCGGCGACTGGGAGAGCCTCGTGCCGGACGCCGTCGCGGGCGTCATCGACGAAATCGGCGGCATCGACCGCATCCAGCGCGTCGGCGACACGGACGCGAACGGCGACGACGCCTACCCCGAGTGA
- a CDS encoding MFS transporter, with product MAASRHVVWRYYAYLATTAYGFYLPVGLLYLQSEYGWAVVGLTQGVFSFALLLAEIPTGYLGDRVGRRASLAVGNAISAGALAVFVFLDSPTEYVLLYAVWAFGWAFRSGTEQAWLYELLAAEDEDDEYARLSGRGNTVRLLTSAVTAVLAGVLVTYGWGVPLFANAALSAVGIPLVLALPAVGDAETDGDDAPDPADAFSVREALDTLRLQVARPEVRWLVAYVGVFHVLFAVTRPYESPIAEQVGVPVAALGVLFAAFKVVSAGASASAGWIRDAVGTRRALALLTPVYGLAYAAVAFVPVLVVPVFFLNRSVQRVVGPLRDQYLNDRLADVGRATVLSGASMALSLASGTANLFSGQLVAALGPFRFLASAGVLLAGAGGLLWLAVSPVREEGAATPGANAPAADAD from the coding sequence ATGGCAGCGAGTCGGCACGTCGTGTGGCGGTACTACGCCTACCTCGCCACCACCGCGTACGGCTTCTACCTCCCGGTCGGCCTGCTCTACCTCCAGTCGGAGTACGGGTGGGCGGTCGTCGGCCTGACGCAGGGCGTGTTCTCCTTCGCGCTCCTGCTCGCCGAGATTCCCACCGGCTACCTCGGTGACCGCGTCGGGCGGCGAGCCAGCCTCGCCGTCGGGAACGCCATCTCTGCGGGCGCGCTCGCCGTGTTCGTCTTCCTCGACTCGCCGACCGAGTACGTCCTCTTGTACGCCGTCTGGGCGTTCGGGTGGGCGTTCCGCTCGGGCACCGAGCAGGCGTGGCTGTACGAACTGCTCGCGGCCGAGGACGAGGACGACGAGTACGCGCGACTCAGCGGGCGCGGGAACACCGTCCGCCTGCTCACCTCCGCCGTGACGGCCGTCCTCGCGGGCGTGCTCGTGACGTACGGTTGGGGCGTCCCGCTGTTCGCGAACGCCGCGCTCTCCGCGGTCGGCATCCCGCTGGTGCTCGCGCTCCCCGCCGTCGGCGACGCCGAAACCGACGGCGACGACGCGCCCGACCCCGCTGACGCGTTCTCCGTCCGCGAAGCCCTCGACACCCTCCGACTGCAGGTCGCGCGCCCCGAGGTTCGGTGGCTCGTCGCGTACGTCGGCGTGTTCCACGTCCTGTTCGCGGTGACGCGGCCCTACGAGTCGCCCATCGCCGAGCAGGTCGGCGTCCCGGTGGCCGCGCTCGGCGTGCTGTTCGCGGCGTTCAAGGTCGTCTCCGCGGGCGCGTCCGCGAGCGCCGGGTGGATTCGGGACGCCGTCGGCACGCGGCGCGCGCTCGCGCTCCTGACGCCGGTCTACGGGCTGGCGTACGCCGCCGTCGCGTTCGTCCCCGTGCTCGTCGTGCCCGTGTTCTTCCTGAACCGGAGCGTCCAGCGCGTCGTCGGTCCGCTCCGCGACCAGTACCTCAACGACCGCCTCGCGGACGTCGGGCGGGCGACGGTGCTGTCGGGCGCGTCGATGGCGCTGTCCCTCGCGTCCGGCACCGCGAACCTGTTCAGCGGGCAGTTGGTCGCCGCGCTCGGGCCGTTCCGGTTCCTCGCGAGTGCGGGCGTCCTGCTCGCGGGCGCCGGCGGCCTGCTGTGGCTCGCGGTGTCGCCGGTGCGCGAGGAAGGCGCCGCGACGCCGGGCGCGAACGCCCCCGCCGCGGACGCGGACTGA
- a CDS encoding APC family permease: MSERLGLTECVSIALGGMIGGGIYAVLGVVAKLTTGATWFAFVLAGVVAACAGYSYNRLNALGDDRGGSVSFVQQTLGNETLAGMVGWTLLFGYVGSMAMYAYAFAEFAIGFGAVPSAYAGVPLRPVISVGAIALFVGLNLLGARSTGTAENVLVAVKVGILVAFGAFGLVYATGLSDTAMTYGFGQFTSVSPLVAAAISFVAFQGWQLLFYDQESIADNVETIRKAVYVSIPVAVAIYVLVAVVTVNLAPEALQSHPHVALGDAASEMLSVFGLSSLGFAVISASALFSTGSAINATLFSSAHFAKRLIRGDLLPDRFGDGDADGVPEKTVLALGAATAAFSAYGSLGAITSFASLAFIIVFGAMSYLAFRQRDHEDVNPVLPAVGALGALGFAPLMFRNLYRREPETFWMVVVLAVFVVAVELLYFEREAIQHHLSEFGDGVNSRL, translated from the coding sequence ATGAGCGAACGCCTCGGCCTCACCGAGTGCGTCTCCATCGCGCTCGGCGGCATGATAGGCGGCGGCATCTACGCCGTGCTCGGCGTCGTCGCGAAGCTCACGACGGGCGCGACGTGGTTCGCGTTCGTGCTCGCCGGCGTCGTCGCGGCGTGCGCTGGCTACTCCTACAACCGCCTGAACGCGCTCGGCGACGACCGCGGGGGGTCGGTGTCGTTCGTCCAGCAGACCCTCGGCAACGAGACGCTCGCGGGGATGGTCGGCTGGACGCTGCTGTTCGGCTACGTCGGGTCGATGGCGATGTACGCCTACGCGTTCGCGGAGTTCGCCATCGGGTTCGGCGCGGTGCCGTCGGCGTACGCCGGCGTCCCGCTCCGGCCCGTCATCTCGGTTGGCGCCATCGCCTTGTTCGTCGGGCTGAATCTGCTCGGCGCGCGCTCCACGGGCACCGCCGAGAACGTCCTCGTCGCGGTGAAGGTCGGCATCCTCGTGGCGTTCGGCGCCTTCGGCCTCGTCTACGCCACGGGCCTCTCGGACACCGCGATGACGTACGGGTTCGGGCAGTTCACGTCGGTCAGCCCTCTCGTCGCGGCGGCCATCTCGTTCGTCGCGTTCCAGGGCTGGCAGTTGCTGTTCTACGACCAGGAGTCGATAGCCGACAACGTCGAGACCATCCGGAAGGCGGTCTACGTCTCGATTCCCGTCGCCGTCGCCATCTACGTGCTCGTCGCCGTGGTGACGGTGAACCTCGCGCCCGAGGCGCTCCAGAGCCACCCGCACGTCGCGCTCGGCGACGCGGCCTCGGAGATGCTGTCGGTGTTCGGCCTGTCGAGTCTCGGGTTCGCCGTCATCTCCGCGTCCGCGCTGTTCTCCACCGGGAGCGCCATCAACGCCACCCTGTTCTCGTCGGCGCACTTCGCGAAGCGCCTGATTCGCGGCGACCTGCTCCCGGACCGCTTCGGCGACGGCGACGCCGACGGCGTCCCCGAGAAGACGGTGCTCGCGCTCGGCGCCGCCACCGCCGCGTTCTCCGCCTACGGCAGTCTCGGCGCCATCACGTCGTTCGCGTCGCTCGCGTTCATCATCGTGTTCGGCGCGATGAGCTACCTCGCGTTCCGCCAGCGCGACCACGAGGACGTCAACCCCGTGTTGCCCGCGGTCGGCGCGCTCGGCGCGCTCGGGTTCGCGCCCCTGATGTTCCGGAATCTCTACCGCCGCGAACCGGAGACGTTCTGGATGGTCGTCGTGCTCGCGGTGTTCGTGGTCGCCGTGGAACTGCTGTACTTCGAGCGCGAGGCGATTCAACACCACCTCTCCGAGTTCGGGGACGGCGTCAACTCTCGGCTCTGA
- a CDS encoding amidohydrolase family protein, which produces MLELEHGFRAVDCHVRLHAGPGRPVRGRTIDAEDLEREMHQSGIVRSVVFPGPQKGEQGYLRANNAVARQAVERPFIAFARIDGPRDPGESATSKLRNLRSSRAEWQTSPEDIEQYAYDDRFHGFKLDPTRDGIPDRDVLDVLDDVGLPVLVHGGRGFPPSALETELLDREFPVVYAHFGGHPLDRELMHEAVSMLDRHEDLYLDTATVRYRELLERAIVEHPDRVLFGSGTPATHPNVAVMEILTLDVTEDAMTKVLGKNPVRVIPGLDRE; this is translated from the coding sequence ATGCTCGAACTGGAACACGGGTTCCGCGCCGTGGACTGCCACGTCCGCCTCCACGCCGGACCGGGGCGGCCCGTGCGCGGACGGACCATCGACGCGGAGGACCTCGAACGCGAGATGCACCAGTCCGGCATCGTTCGCTCGGTCGTGTTCCCCGGCCCGCAGAAGGGCGAGCAGGGCTACCTGCGCGCGAACAACGCGGTCGCCCGGCAGGCCGTCGAGCGGCCGTTCATCGCGTTCGCGCGCATCGACGGCCCCCGCGACCCCGGCGAGAGCGCCACGTCGAAACTCCGGAACCTCCGGTCGTCCCGCGCGGAGTGGCAGACCTCCCCCGAGGACATCGAACAGTACGCGTACGACGACCGCTTCCACGGCTTCAAACTCGACCCGACGCGGGACGGCATCCCGGACCGCGACGTGCTCGACGTGCTCGACGACGTCGGCCTCCCCGTCCTCGTCCACGGTGGCCGTGGATTCCCGCCGAGCGCGCTCGAAACCGAACTGCTCGACCGCGAGTTCCCCGTGGTGTACGCGCACTTCGGCGGCCACCCGCTCGACCGAGAGTTGATGCACGAAGCCGTCTCGATGCTCGACCGCCACGAGGACCTCTACCTCGACACCGCGACGGTGCGCTACCGCGAACTGCTGGAGCGCGCCATCGTCGAACACCCCGACCGCGTGCTGTTCGGGAGCGGGACGCCCGCGACGCACCCGAACGTCGCCGTGATGGAGATTCTGACCCTGGACGTGACCGAGGACGCGATGACGAAAGTGCTCGGGAAGAATCCGGTCCGCGTGATTCCCGGCCTCGACCGGGAGTAG
- a CDS encoding glycosyltransferase family 2 protein, giving the protein MDLSVVVPTLNGRDALAASLDALAAHAPAAEVVVANGPSVDGTSGMARTHDAVDVLLELSERNLNAARNAGIAAATGDAVAFVGQDTCVRRAWLDAVRDALADGADAVTGPVHRNVEGGVTTEAEERCEVAGREVVFFDGGNVAFSRDALDALDGFDEYLQTGAARDAAHRLAGMGCEVAWQPDACVLREEADDIAHRLPEDSEDSAWGLKYRSLAYRLVKNYGMGARIAARVVRHALGDALSVGGDVARGDAKLSEWAAAGRAVVPNIWRGSQDGMSARVADRSDRRNPNGVSSRMDRAMARYDK; this is encoded by the coding sequence ATGGACCTCTCGGTGGTGGTGCCCACGCTCAACGGCCGCGACGCGCTCGCCGCGTCACTCGACGCGCTCGCGGCCCACGCGCCCGCCGCCGAGGTCGTCGTCGCGAACGGCCCGTCCGTCGACGGGACGTCCGGGATGGCGCGCACTCACGACGCCGTCGACGTCTTGCTGGAACTCTCCGAGCGAAATCTGAACGCCGCCCGGAACGCCGGCATCGCCGCGGCGACGGGCGACGCGGTGGCGTTCGTCGGGCAGGACACGTGCGTTCGACGGGCGTGGCTGGACGCGGTTCGTGACGCGCTCGCCGACGGCGCGGACGCCGTCACCGGCCCCGTTCACCGGAACGTCGAGGGCGGCGTGACGACGGAGGCCGAGGAGCGATGCGAGGTCGCCGGCCGCGAGGTGGTGTTCTTCGACGGCGGGAACGTCGCGTTTTCGCGGGACGCCCTCGACGCCCTCGACGGGTTCGACGAGTACCTCCAGACCGGGGCGGCGCGGGACGCCGCCCACCGACTCGCGGGGATGGGCTGCGAGGTCGCTTGGCAACCGGACGCCTGTGTCCTCCGCGAGGAGGCCGACGACATCGCACACCGCCTGCCAGAGGACTCCGAGGACTCGGCGTGGGGCTTGAAGTATCGGTCGCTGGCGTACCGCCTCGTGAAGAACTACGGGATGGGCGCGCGCATCGCGGCCCGCGTCGTCAGGCACGCGCTCGGCGACGCGCTGTCGGTCGGCGGCGACGTGGCTCGCGGCGACGCGAAACTCTCGGAGTGGGCGGCCGCCGGGCGCGCGGTCGTCCCGAACATCTGGCGCGGCAGCCAGGACGGGATGTCCGCCCGCGTCGCGGACCGAAGCGACCGCCGGAACCCGAACGGCGTCTCCTCGCGGATGGACCGCGCGATGGCGCGCTACGACAAGTAG
- a CDS encoding CPBP family intramembrane glutamic endopeptidase, with product MATDWTAFGAFAVVVTLALVALTRQSAAMLADDAAPDLSSTALLANTTASQAVVGALLVAVGWATGVPASAVSPGVSVDAVAVGVGAGVALAAGNEATMRALDAAGLSYDSSLRDALAPDSLAGWALLLGVALPAVAGFEELLFRGVLVGAFATGFGVDPWLLVVPASVAFGAAHTAQGFTGVVVASLLGLALCAVYLGTGSLLAPVVAHYVVNAVEFVVHGQ from the coding sequence ATGGCGACCGATTGGACGGCGTTCGGCGCGTTCGCGGTGGTCGTGACGCTCGCGCTGGTGGCGCTTACCCGGCAGTCCGCGGCGATGCTCGCGGACGACGCGGCGCCAGACCTCTCCTCGACGGCGCTGCTCGCGAACACGACCGCGTCACAGGCGGTCGTCGGCGCCCTCCTGGTGGCCGTCGGGTGGGCGACCGGCGTCCCCGCGTCCGCTGTCAGCCCCGGCGTCTCCGTCGACGCGGTCGCCGTCGGCGTCGGTGCCGGCGTCGCGCTCGCCGCCGGGAACGAGGCGACGATGCGCGCGCTCGACGCCGCCGGCCTCTCCTACGACTCGTCGCTCCGGGACGCGCTCGCGCCCGACTCGCTCGCCGGGTGGGCGCTGTTGCTCGGCGTCGCGCTCCCGGCAGTCGCCGGGTTCGAGGAACTGCTCTTCCGCGGCGTGCTGGTGGGCGCGTTCGCCACCGGATTCGGCGTCGACCCGTGGCTCCTCGTCGTCCCCGCAAGCGTTGCGTTCGGCGCCGCACACACCGCACAGGGGTTCACGGGCGTCGTGGTGGCGTCGCTGCTCGGCCTGGCGCTCTGTGCCGTCTATCTCGGGACCGGGAGCCTACTCGCGCCCGTGGTCGCACACTACGTCGTGAACGCCGTCGAGTTCGTCGTCCACGGTCAGTAG